One genomic segment of Flavobacteriales bacterium includes these proteins:
- a CDS encoding T9SS type A sorting domain-containing protein: MRLLLLLLSFLCVTMSYAQPERWGCHQTHKHIRPKVLTDAQKNLLNESNQRSDTFNLLHYEIHIDITDYDGEYIKANTVIDVRPRMDGVNVINLDLYALTVDSVTYNGELIDFDHVPNVIEGQNLSIQLPETTIIDQDFELNIWYQGQPHQDPQWGGFYFENNYIYNLGIGLSTIPPNFGKVWYPCFDTFVERATYDFYVLSDDGFIPRCQGELMSETTLEGDSILSHYHLSIPIPTYLSAIAASDYVTIAYDHEGAYGTIPVELKCKAAQEESMETRFQNLPSAIDALEYWFGPYIWNKVGYVMTTVGAMEHATNIAYPQTMMSQNTVANDGLLSHELGHLWWGDMTSPDIHNNMWLKEGHAEYSQHLMREWHSGTEAFVAEVKDNQHFVLESAHVDDGGFFPLSPIPDEVIYGRHTYYKGAAQVHTLRGYLGDSLFRAGTQAVLDSFYLGHFSPEQYRSALSNSTGVDMTDFFEDHIYAPGFSTFVIDSAFSGPVGNEWVTTFYVQQKLREAPQFHDNVPLDFTFLDADWQKHSYTVTVSGEFDQVTVVTPFEPLHWMLNGENRINQARMDYEEVLTETTLTVTLPWVDMKLKVLDIGDSAFYRAEHHWVGPDDHLMDEDVLDLSNTHYWTVGGLWSEGLSLQGRFFYTGIEDYHLDYDLVGDTEAAIGLAYREDSSDPWSIYTWYTLQAGSDNGNGQIKVDSLIAGEYAFANIELNVGLSEWEDETLFEIFPNPATDRLHLRTELTGQFDLSIIDMSGKVHFREKRMIDRGQESILDVSGLSAGAYSLEFRSGNGRLVENTSFIKN, translated from the coding sequence ATGCGTCTGCTCTTGCTTCTTCTGTCCTTCCTATGTGTCACCATGTCATATGCGCAGCCTGAACGCTGGGGGTGCCATCAGACCCACAAGCACATTCGCCCCAAGGTCTTGACCGATGCGCAGAAGAACCTGCTGAACGAGAGCAATCAGCGGAGCGACACCTTCAATCTGCTACACTATGAGATACATATCGATATCACGGATTATGATGGAGAATACATCAAGGCCAATACGGTGATCGATGTACGTCCGCGTATGGATGGGGTGAATGTGATCAACCTGGATCTCTATGCCTTGACCGTGGATAGCGTGACCTACAATGGGGAGCTAATCGATTTCGATCACGTACCCAATGTCATCGAAGGACAGAATCTGAGCATACAACTTCCTGAGACTACCATCATCGATCAGGACTTCGAGTTGAATATCTGGTATCAGGGACAGCCTCATCAGGATCCTCAGTGGGGAGGTTTCTACTTCGAGAACAACTACATCTACAATCTGGGAATAGGCCTGAGCACCATCCCACCGAATTTCGGGAAGGTCTGGTATCCGTGCTTCGACACCTTCGTAGAGCGGGCGACCTATGATTTCTATGTACTATCCGATGACGGCTTCATACCTCGATGTCAGGGAGAACTGATGAGTGAGACCACTTTGGAAGGAGATAGCATACTCAGTCATTACCACCTTTCCATTCCCATTCCTACCTATCTGAGTGCGATTGCTGCATCAGACTATGTGACCATAGCCTATGATCATGAGGGTGCCTATGGAACCATCCCTGTGGAGCTCAAATGCAAAGCAGCCCAAGAGGAGTCCATGGAGACCCGTTTTCAGAATCTTCCCAGCGCCATCGATGCATTGGAATACTGGTTTGGACCGTATATCTGGAACAAAGTGGGCTATGTCATGACCACTGTAGGAGCAATGGAACATGCGACCAATATCGCCTATCCACAGACCATGATGAGCCAGAACACCGTAGCCAATGATGGTCTGCTCTCCCACGAGCTCGGTCATCTCTGGTGGGGGGATATGACGTCACCTGATATCCATAATAATATGTGGCTCAAAGAAGGGCATGCAGAATATAGCCAACATCTCATGCGGGAATGGCACTCAGGCACAGAAGCCTTCGTTGCTGAAGTCAAGGACAACCAGCATTTCGTGCTGGAAAGCGCTCATGTGGATGATGGAGGGTTCTTTCCCCTTTCCCCCATTCCGGATGAGGTGATCTATGGACGACACACCTATTACAAAGGAGCGGCACAGGTGCATACCTTGAGGGGATATCTGGGGGATAGTCTGTTCAGAGCAGGTACACAAGCCGTGTTGGATTCATTCTACCTGGGTCATTTCAGTCCTGAGCAATACCGTTCTGCTTTGAGCAATTCTACGGGGGTGGATATGACCGATTTCTTTGAAGACCACATTTACGCACCTGGCTTCAGCACCTTTGTAATCGATTCTGCCTTCAGCGGTCCGGTAGGGAATGAGTGGGTCACTACATTCTACGTCCAACAGAAACTGAGAGAGGCTCCGCAATTCCATGATAATGTTCCTCTGGATTTCACCTTCTTGGATGCGGATTGGCAGAAGCATTCCTATACGGTCACTGTGAGCGGGGAATTCGACCAGGTCACCGTAGTCACCCCTTTTGAACCACTGCACTGGATGCTCAATGGCGAGAATCGTATCAATCAAGCCCGCATGGACTATGAGGAGGTCTTGACAGAGACCACCCTGACCGTGACCCTGCCTTGGGTGGATATGAAACTCAAGGTATTGGACATTGGAGATTCCGCATTCTACCGAGCTGAGCATCACTGGGTAGGTCCGGATGATCATCTGATGGATGAGGATGTATTGGACCTTTCGAACACCCACTACTGGACCGTAGGAGGATTATGGAGCGAAGGCTTGAGTCTGCAAGGCAGATTCTTCTATACTGGTATAGAAGACTACCATTTGGACTATGATCTGGTTGGAGATACCGAGGCGGCCATAGGACTGGCCTATCGGGAAGACAGCAGTGACCCCTGGTCCATCTATACTTGGTATACCCTACAAGCGGGAAGTGACAATGGCAACGGACAGATCAAGGTGGATTCATTGATCGCGGGTGAATATGCATTCGCCAATATCGAATTGAATGTGGGACTGAGCGAATGGGAAGACGAGACGCTCTTCGAAATCTTTCCCAACCCGGCCACTGATCGATTGCACCTGCGTACCGAATTGACCGGTCAATTCGATCTGAGCATCATCGACATGAGTGGAAAGGTGCATTTCCGCGAGAAACGGATGATCGATAGAGGGCAAGAATCGATTCTCGATGTTTCAGGTCTTTCAGCAGGAGCCTACAGCCTGGAATTCCGCAGCGGCAATGGACGCTTGGTAGAGAATACCTCTTTTATCAAGAACTAA